The following are encoded together in the Sphaerodactylus townsendi isolate TG3544 linkage group LG14, MPM_Stown_v2.3, whole genome shotgun sequence genome:
- the LOC125443827 gene encoding uncharacterized protein LOC125443827 isoform X2: MGPVFPEGTLWVGHDTSHCRSRTQRTGFRRWSILRKCYPTRGKSNSMNAQRTFDFNPHSFQVWKNIIHLRRRIYRESLPARTASIGSGCSREPPFRLAAICLTGDGFISSNAGILGLLATAGVTGFLHNSKPVEAFLPFLFTVRAHFISRVIQFAFMGSDLLL, encoded by the exons ATGGGCCCGGTTTTCCCCGAGGGAACcctgtgggtgggccatgacacTTCACACTGCAG GAGTCGAACGCAAAGAACTGGATTCAGACGATGGTCTATTTTACGAAAGTGCTACCCCACTCGTGGAAAGAGTAATTCCATGAACGCACAGAGGACCTTTGATTTCAACCCACACTCCTTTCAGGTGTGGAAG AACATAATCCATCTTCGGAGGCGGATTTATAGAGAATCTTTACCGGCAAGAACGGCATCGATTGGTTCGGGATGCAGCCGAGAGCCGCCGTTTCGATTGGCCGCAATTTGCTTAACGGG GGATGGTTTCATTTCCAGCAACGCCGGCATCCTTGGGCTGCTGGCAACAGCTGGAGTGACAGGATTCCTACATAATTCAAAACCAGTGGAAGCATTTCTCCCCTTTCTGTTTACCGTGCGCGCACATTTCATTTCCAGGGTGATTCAGTTTGCCTTCATGGGATCTGATCTGCTGCTTTGA